The window GCGAGTCCCCTGCCCGCGCACCAGAGTGACGGGCAGTCGCCGTCCGGTGCGCAGGAAGTATTTGGACTCCAGTTCTTGCCAGTTGCTCATGGCGTCTCCCTCCTGAGCAGGACTATTGCTTGCTCAGATCCGCCAGGCGGCTCAGGCTCTCCTGCATGAGCTTCGACGCTTGCTCCAATGCCTTGATAGCCTGCTGGAGGCGCTCCACCTCCTGGCGGAGGGTACCCACCACACCGGGCGGAGCAGTCGGCGCCCCGGGCTGAGCCGGAGACGGTGGCGCGACCGCCTGGCCCACCAACTGACTTAGGCTGTCCGACAGGCTGCCGGCCATATAGACCTTGTCTCCGCTCGCGACGACCACTCGCTTCAACTCAGGGAAGTTCAGGTTCGCGGCCTGGAGGTAAAGCGGCTCAACGAAAAGAATGGACTGGCCTATGGGTATGACCAGCAGGTTGCCCCGGATGACCCGCGAGCCGCCCTGGTTCCACAGGTTCACCTGCCGCGCGATCTCGGGGTCGTTGCTGATGCGCGCCTCCACCTGGGCCGGTCCGTCTATCTGCCTGTCCTTCGGGAATCGGAAGCTCTGCAACTTGCCGTAGTGCGGCCCGTCCATGCGCGCCGCCAGCCATGACACAAGATTAGGCTTGTTCCGGGGCGTAAAGGGCAGGATAAGGACAAACTCCTCCCTGGTCTCCCCCGGCAGCCGCATGTTGACGTAGTACGGCTCCATCGTGATGGAAGCGTCGTAGTACACTTCCTGCGGGATGCTCCACAGGTCCTCCTGGTTGTAAAAGCCCTGGGGGTCCGTGATGTGGTACTTCAGGTACATCTCCGCCTGAATCTGGAACATGTCCTCGGGATAGCGCACGTGATTCCGCAGCCCCGCGGGCATCTTGTCTAGGGGCTGAAAGAGGGTGGGGAAGACGCGTTCATACGTGCGAATCAAGGGGTCGTCCTGCTCCGCGACATAGTATGTGACAGAGCCGTCGTACGCATCCACGACTACCTTGACGCTATTGCGGATGTAGTTAATCCCCTGCCGGTATGGCTGGGAATAGGGATACTGGTCCGTCACGGTGTAGGCGTCCTGCATCCAGTAAAGCTTGCCGTCGTCGCCGACCACGATGTACGGGTCTTTGTCCAAGCGCAGGAACGGCGTAATTTGCTTGACTCTGTCCGCTATGTTGCGCCGGTACATGATGCGGCTCCGCGGCGTCAGCTCGCTGCTCACTACGATGTTCAGATCGTTGAACTGCCAGGCGTAGGCCACGCGCCGGAAAAGCGAGTCAAGGGCGATGCCCCCCTTGCCGGCAAAGCTCGTATAGACGGGCTTGTCCTCCGGCGTCGGATAGTCGAACTCAGGCGTGTTGCTATTAACGATGACGTAGTTCCCGGTCCGCTCCCCAAAGTAAATCCGCGGCTCTTTGATCTTGACCGCGCCTTCCGGCGGCACGTCCTTCACCAGAAACACAGGGCGGCCTTCGGGCGTGAACTCCGTGACGCCGCTCATCGCGACGCCATACCCATGCGTGAACTGGAGACGCTGGTTAACCCAGCGCTGGGCCTCCACGGGCAGGCGCTCCGTCGCCAGCTCGCGGGCCGCCAGCATCACCTGCCGGTATTGCCCGTTGATGGTGTACCGGTCCACGTCCACGTCGTGGAACTCGTAGTAGAGACGGATGAACTGGATCTGGTTATAGGTGTCCTTCAATGGCCGGTAGTCCCAAAGCCGGATGTTGCTCACCGTGCCCGGGTTCGCCTGCAACTCCGTGTCAGTCACCGTGGCCCTGGCCGGGTACTGCTGCTCCTCAATTCGGTCCAGCCCAAACGCCTGCCGTGTCATCCGGACGTTGTTCACAATAAATGGTTGCTCGCGGATGAACTCGTTAGGCTCCACGTCGAAGCGCTGCACGACCGCCGGGTACAGGTTGAGCCCCACGATGGCGGCCGCAATCCACACGGCCACGGCACTCACGGGCACCCGTATCCCTTGCAGGAAGATGCCCACGATGAACGTCACGGCGGTAGCCAGACCTATCACCATCAGCACGCGCAGCGCGGGAAGCTGAGTGCTCACGTCAGTGAACGTGGCGCCGAATATCGCGCCCCGCGGGGAGAACACCAGGTCATACGTGTCCAGCCAGTAGCTGGACACCAGGACCAGCATGACGGCGGCGCCCAGCACGAGGAGGTGGGCCTTCACCGCCCGCCTGAGCTGGAAGCCCATGCCCCGGATGCTGAAGTTGAGGAAATAGACGCCCAGCACTCCCGCGAGGGTGAGGACCAGCGCCCACAGCAGCCAGGACTGGACAAAGCGGTACAGGGGAAGCGAAAAGACATAGAAGCCGATGTCCTGGTTGAACAAGGGGTCGGTCTTGCCGAACGGGACCTGCGCCATGAAGCGCAGAAGCGTGCCCCACTCTCCCGTGGCTACCGACCCAAAGATCACCGCGAGGGCAACGCTGCCGAGCAGGATACCAATGGTCAGCATCCGCCGAAGGGTGGCCGCCATCTCCACCGGCACCTCGGGGGCCGCCGGCCCCACGGACTGCCGATGGGCCAGCCAGAGGTTGGCCCAGAGCAGAACGCCCGCGACCACCGCGCCCACCGCGAACAGCAGCGCCTGGGCGCTTACCGTTTTGATATACACCGACGCGTACTCGACGTTGTCGAACCAGAGGAAATCGGTGTACGCGGAGCGCACCAGGTTCAGCAGGATCAGCGCCACGCCGGCAATGGCTGCAATAAGCAGCCAGCGGGATGAAAACGCCGGAGCGCCACCACCAGGTATGCTCTCGTATGGGGGTTGTGTGAATTTCCTCCCCCAGCCAGCTGGCAGCTTCATTAAGCCCCACCTCCTTTTACGATGCGAGTGCCCTCACCGCGGCCTTCCACGGCCATAAGCAGAGCGTGTGAGGAGCGCCCGTCTATGATCAGCGATTCGTCGGCGCAGGCAAGGGCGCGGAGACACGCCTCCACCTTGGGGATCATGCCTCCGGAGACGACATCCTTCGCCGCCAGGTCCCTGGCCTCCGTCGTCGTGAGCCTGGATATGGGCGTCCCCGACCTGTCGAGGATGCCCGACACGTCCGTCAGAAAGATGAGCCGCCGCGCGCCGGCGGCCACGGCGACCTCGCCCGCCACCGTGTCGGCGTTGACGTTCAGAAGCGCGCTTCCCTCACGAGGCGGGCTTTGCAGCGCAATGGGCGCCACGACCGGGATGCAGCCCGCATCCAGGATGGCGCGCAGAGGCGTCATGTCCACCCGCGTCACCTCGCCCACGTAGCCCAGCTCGGGATCCATGACCCGCGCTTCCAGCAGGCCGCCGTCCGCGCCGCAGAGGCCCATCGCCTTGCCGCCCAGCGCGTGCAGTCCAGCGACCAGCTCCTTGTTGACCAGCCCGGCCAGCACCGCGACCACGACCTGGAGGCTCTGCGCGTCGGTGACGCGCAGCCCGCGCACGAACCTCGTCGGGACTCCCTGCTTGTCCAGCCACTGGGTAATGGTCTTGCCGCCGCCGTGGACAACGATGGAACGGACGCCGCGCCGCTGAAGCGCTACCAGGTCTTCAAGCGTCGTGTCATGAGCGCCCAGCGTACTGCCACCGATTTTCACGACGATGGTGTCCGTGGGCGTACCCCTGCGTGTGCGCGACTTGGGAGAAGTCAGGGCTTTGTCCTTATGTCCGGTGCTCCCGCCACCTTCTGCAACTGCCGGGCGTGCTCCGCCACATGGCTGATGACACTGTCCTCGATGAGTTGCCCCGCGCCGACCAACTTGCCGTCCAGGCGATGGCCCTGG of the Dehalococcoidia bacterium genome contains:
- a CDS encoding UPF0182 family protein: MKLPAGWGRKFTQPPYESIPGGGAPAFSSRWLLIAAIAGVALILLNLVRSAYTDFLWFDNVEYASVYIKTVSAQALLFAVGAVVAGVLLWANLWLAHRQSVGPAAPEVPVEMAATLRRMLTIGILLGSVALAVIFGSVATGEWGTLLRFMAQVPFGKTDPLFNQDIGFYVFSLPLYRFVQSWLLWALVLTLAGVLGVYFLNFSIRGMGFQLRRAVKAHLLVLGAAVMLVLVSSYWLDTYDLVFSPRGAIFGATFTDVSTQLPALRVLMVIGLATAVTFIVGIFLQGIRVPVSAVAVWIAAAIVGLNLYPAVVQRFDVEPNEFIREQPFIVNNVRMTRQAFGLDRIEEQQYPARATVTDTELQANPGTVSNIRLWDYRPLKDTYNQIQFIRLYYEFHDVDVDRYTINGQYRQVMLAARELATERLPVEAQRWVNQRLQFTHGYGVAMSGVTEFTPEGRPVFLVKDVPPEGAVKIKEPRIYFGERTGNYVIVNSNTPEFDYPTPEDKPVYTSFAGKGGIALDSLFRRVAYAWQFNDLNIVVSSELTPRSRIMYRRNIADRVKQITPFLRLDKDPYIVVGDDGKLYWMQDAYTVTDQYPYSQPYRQGINYIRNSVKVVVDAYDGSVTYYVAEQDDPLIRTYERVFPTLFQPLDKMPAGLRNHVRYPEDMFQIQAEMYLKYHITDPQGFYNQEDLWSIPQEVYYDASITMEPYYVNMRLPGETREEFVLILPFTPRNKPNLVSWLAARMDGPHYGKLQSFRFPKDRQIDGPAQVEARISNDPEIARQVNLWNQGGSRVIRGNLLVIPIGQSILFVEPLYLQAANLNFPELKRVVVASGDKVYMAGSLSDSLSQLVGQAVAPPSPAQPGAPTAPPGVVGTLRQEVERLQQAIKALEQASKLMQESLSRLADLSKQ
- the argB gene encoding acetylglutamate kinase → MKIGGSTLGAHDTTLEDLVALQRRGVRSIVVHGGGKTITQWLDKQGVPTRFVRGLRVTDAQSLQVVVAVLAGLVNKELVAGLHALGGKAMGLCGADGGLLEARVMDPELGYVGEVTRVDMTPLRAILDAGCIPVVAPIALQSPPREGSALLNVNADTVAGEVAVAAGARRLIFLTDVSGILDRSGTPISRLTTTEARDLAAKDVVSGGMIPKVEACLRALACADESLIIDGRSSHALLMAVEGRGEGTRIVKGGGA